A region of Salinibacter sp. 10B DNA encodes the following proteins:
- a CDS encoding DUF2249 domain-containing protein: MTDLQDTSAQRQLDVRPIEPKHRFEQIMDAYHGLSPGDTLELVVDHDPKCMYYTLEAEHGAETFSFEYLEEGPKVWRVHVAKEEALEPAAASDKE; encoded by the coding sequence ATGACAGATCTCCAAGACACATCCGCCCAACGACAGCTCGACGTTCGACCCATCGAGCCCAAACACCGCTTCGAGCAGATTATGGACGCCTACCACGGCCTCTCGCCCGGGGACACGCTCGAGCTCGTCGTGGACCACGATCCCAAGTGCATGTACTACACTCTTGAAGCTGAGCATGGCGCGGAGACCTTCTCCTTTGAGTATCTGGAGGAGGGGCCGAAGGTGTGGCGGGTGCACGTTGCGAAAGAGGAGGCCCTGGAGCCGGCCGCAGCGTCCGACAAGGAGTGA
- a CDS encoding metal-sulfur cluster assembly factor, with protein sequence MPKPIRKQIADILRHVDDPELGINIVDLGLIYGLQFDEGDLTIQLTMTTPACPLSDYIKRNIHKVTGQVKGLQRVQIEIVWDPPWSPQMMEPEVRSRGFRQPPQYASQYT encoded by the coding sequence ATGCCCAAACCGATCCGCAAGCAAATTGCCGACATCCTCCGTCACGTCGACGATCCGGAGCTGGGCATCAACATCGTCGACCTCGGCCTAATCTACGGCCTTCAGTTTGACGAGGGCGACCTCACGATCCAGCTCACGATGACGACCCCGGCGTGTCCCTTGAGCGACTACATCAAGCGAAATATCCACAAGGTGACGGGGCAGGTGAAGGGGCTACAGCGAGTGCAGATTGAGATCGTGTGGGATCCGCCCTGGTCGCCGCAGATGATGGAGCCGGAGGTGCGGAGCCGCGGCTTTCGTCAGCCCCCGCAGTACGCGTCCCAATACACCTGA
- a CDS encoding DUF2249 domain-containing protein gives MTNSTMDRPDVLEPVTEEDLVDLDVRPILRNGDEPFGKIMSVLQGMREGQVLRLHAPFKPAPLFGVLGAKGWSHWIEYGEEGNWVIWFYRDGGVQ, from the coding sequence ATGACAAATTCGACGATGGACCGCCCCGACGTTTTAGAGCCTGTTACCGAGGAGGACCTCGTCGACCTGGACGTGCGGCCGATTTTGCGGAATGGGGACGAGCCGTTTGGCAAGATTATGAGTGTGCTTCAGGGGATGCGGGAGGGGCAGGTGCTTCGGCTCCACGCCCCGTTTAAGCCGGCCCCCCTCTTCGGCGTGCTCGGCGCGAAGGGATGGAGTCATTGGATCGAATACGGAGAAGAGGGCAACTGGGTCATCTGGTTCTACCGAGACGGAGGCGTTCAGTAG
- a CDS encoding ferredoxin family protein produces the protein MPYVVTEPCINCKYTDCVEVCPVDCFYEGPNFLAIQPDECIDCNACVPVCPVEAIYPGDEVPEEWAHYEQWNEYLANQWRDLGYNITENDGPLDEAEEWEEKEKSEQDILTWDV, from the coding sequence ATGCCGTACGTCGTTACTGAACCCTGCATCAACTGCAAGTACACCGACTGCGTGGAGGTGTGTCCGGTCGACTGCTTCTACGAGGGGCCGAACTTCCTAGCCATCCAGCCCGACGAGTGCATCGACTGCAACGCCTGCGTGCCGGTTTGTCCCGTTGAGGCCATCTATCCCGGGGACGAGGTGCCAGAGGAGTGGGCCCACTATGAGCAGTGGAATGAGTATCTGGCCAATCAGTGGCGGGATCTAGGCTATAACATCACCGAAAACGATGGCCCTCTCGATGAGGCCGAAGAGTGGGAGGAGAAAGAAAAATCCGAGCAGGACATTCTCACCTGGGACGTGTAG
- a CDS encoding OsmC family peroxiredoxin, whose product MIERQGKAVWTGGLEDGGGTIESDQLSTPYSFASRFENGEGVSPEELIGDAHAGCYSMALAHELEEAGYTPVSVRSTAEVHFDPDALSITKIELRTEATVEGIDEQTFQEIAEAATDGCPVSKALAGTDVRLVSARLQT is encoded by the coding sequence ATGATTGAGCGACAAGGAAAAGCCGTTTGGACCGGTGGTCTCGAAGATGGAGGCGGCACGATCGAGTCCGACCAGCTCAGTACCCCCTACTCTTTTGCGAGCCGATTTGAGAATGGGGAAGGCGTGAGCCCCGAGGAGCTGATCGGCGATGCTCACGCCGGGTGCTACTCGATGGCTCTGGCCCACGAGCTTGAAGAGGCTGGTTACACCCCGGTGTCGGTGCGCAGTACGGCTGAGGTACACTTCGACCCAGACGCACTTTCGATAACAAAGATTGAGTTGCGGACGGAGGCGACCGTCGAGGGCATTGACGAGCAGACCTTTCAGGAGATCGCCGAGGCCGCAACGGACGGCTGTCCGGTGTCGAAGGCACTTGCCGGCACAGACGTGAGGCTGGTGTCCGCTCGCCTTCAGACGTGA
- a CDS encoding DUF3565 domain-containing protein, whose amino-acid sequence MKREITGYHQDEEGDWVAHLACGHQRHVRHDPPWMNRPWVTTPEGRERFLGRQIHCGTCETKGPPERPVHDDPVCEKLVTRRDP is encoded by the coding sequence ATGAAACGCGAGATTACCGGCTACCATCAAGACGAGGAGGGCGACTGGGTAGCGCACCTGGCCTGTGGGCATCAGCGGCACGTGCGCCATGATCCGCCCTGGATGAACCGCCCCTGGGTCACGACGCCAGAGGGCCGCGAGCGCTTTCTCGGTCGTCAGATCCATTGCGGGACCTGCGAGACAAAGGGCCCGCCGGAACGCCCAGTGCACGACGATCCCGTGTGCGAGAAACTGGTCACCAGACGGGACCCGTGA
- a CDS encoding MmgE/PrpD family protein gives MTRVQQLAQFVAGASFEDLSGEAERQLKVRILDSLGCAIGALNGEPLHALRAHLDDFGGAGQATLIGGGRTAPDRAALYNSALVRYLDYNDSYLAEGETGHPSDNLGSVMAATEYAGGAGKDLLTALAVAYQVQCRLSDEAPVRDKGFDHTVQGQYAAAAGAAKALGLDPDATANAIAISGTAHNALRVTRTGEISHWKGLAYPETGFTATHSAFLAGRGITGPPEVFEGNKGFMHSIAGDFALDWSSEDLERVTDTIIKKYNAEIHSQATLEGALELKREHDIDPAAIENIEIDTFDVAFHIIGGGEEGDKTVVRRKEEADHSLHYMTAVALLDDQVMPSQYEQARIQADDVQSLLQKVTVRDNPDYSARFPGHMVCDVRIHTKGETYEIHKEDYEGFHTRPMSWDTVSEKFLRLAEPYTDAALRDDLIDAVQDLEKIPASDLFDLLAKVETPDA, from the coding sequence ATGACCCGTGTTCAGCAACTTGCGCAATTCGTTGCCGGAGCCTCATTCGAGGATCTCTCCGGCGAGGCCGAACGGCAACTCAAGGTTCGCATCCTCGACTCCCTAGGGTGTGCCATCGGCGCCCTGAACGGAGAGCCTCTCCATGCCCTTCGAGCACATCTTGATGACTTCGGCGGGGCCGGCCAGGCCACCCTTATCGGCGGCGGGCGCACCGCTCCGGATCGCGCGGCCCTCTATAACAGCGCGCTCGTCCGTTATCTCGACTACAACGACAGTTATCTTGCCGAGGGGGAAACGGGTCACCCGTCGGACAACCTGGGCTCGGTGATGGCAGCGACCGAGTACGCGGGAGGGGCGGGGAAAGACCTTCTCACGGCCCTTGCGGTCGCTTATCAGGTACAGTGCCGTCTCAGCGACGAGGCGCCGGTGCGGGACAAGGGCTTCGACCACACGGTACAGGGGCAGTACGCCGCGGCCGCCGGAGCGGCCAAGGCCCTCGGGCTGGATCCGGATGCTACGGCCAACGCCATCGCGATTAGCGGCACGGCCCACAATGCCCTCCGCGTCACCCGCACCGGTGAGATTTCGCACTGGAAGGGACTGGCGTATCCGGAGACCGGGTTTACAGCGACGCACTCGGCCTTCCTTGCAGGGCGCGGCATTACCGGTCCACCGGAGGTCTTTGAGGGCAATAAGGGTTTCATGCACTCGATCGCGGGGGACTTTGCGCTCGACTGGAGCAGTGAAGACCTAGAGCGGGTCACCGATACAATCATCAAGAAATACAACGCCGAGATCCACTCGCAGGCCACGCTCGAAGGGGCGCTGGAGTTGAAACGGGAGCACGACATCGATCCGGCGGCCATCGAGAACATTGAGATCGACACGTTCGACGTCGCCTTCCACATCATTGGCGGCGGGGAGGAGGGGGACAAGACCGTTGTGCGTCGGAAGGAAGAAGCCGACCACAGTCTGCACTACATGACGGCAGTAGCGCTGCTGGACGATCAGGTGATGCCCTCTCAGTACGAGCAAGCCCGCATTCAGGCCGACGACGTGCAGTCGCTCCTGCAGAAGGTCACAGTAAGGGACAATCCGGACTACAGCGCACGCTTCCCCGGTCACATGGTGTGCGACGTTCGCATCCACACAAAAGGGGAGACCTACGAGATCCACAAAGAGGACTACGAGGGCTTCCACACTCGCCCGATGAGCTGGGACACCGTCTCGGAGAAATTCCTGCGGCTGGCCGAGCCGTACACCGACGCTGCGCTCCGAGACGACCTCATCGACGCCGTTCAGGACTTGGAGAAGATTCCGGCTTCTGACCTCTTCGACCTTCTGGCGAAGGTCGAGACGCCCGATGCATAG
- a CDS encoding phosphosulfolactate synthase — protein MASETVTGDPRRAFQFLALNDRGEKPRTTGVTEIRGPYYSVMGPNYLDDVLSTMGHYVDSLKFAGGSFSLMPEEEVRALLDLAHDHDVLVSTGGFMEYVLTQGEDAVDQYIDECARLGFDIIEISAGFITLPTDDWLRLLEVVQEAGLKAKPEVGIQHGAGGGATTTEELEQIGQQDPSQAIAQAKKFLDAGAYQIMMESEGITENVPEMRTEVPARFIDELGLENIMFEAADPHVFPWYVQNYGPEVNLFVDHSQIVQLECLRSGIWGPHDLFGRVQTYNR, from the coding sequence ATGGCTAGCGAAACCGTCACTGGCGATCCTCGACGCGCCTTTCAATTTCTTGCCCTCAATGATCGCGGTGAGAAGCCCCGTACCACGGGCGTCACCGAGATTCGCGGTCCCTACTACAGCGTGATGGGCCCGAACTACCTGGACGACGTGTTGTCCACGATGGGGCACTACGTCGACAGCCTTAAGTTTGCGGGCGGGTCTTTCAGCCTCATGCCCGAGGAAGAGGTTCGAGCACTGCTCGACCTCGCCCATGACCACGACGTGCTGGTGTCTACCGGCGGCTTCATGGAGTACGTGCTCACGCAAGGCGAAGACGCGGTGGACCAGTACATCGACGAGTGCGCTCGTCTTGGGTTCGACATCATCGAGATCTCGGCCGGCTTCATCACGCTGCCGACCGACGACTGGCTGCGCCTTCTCGAGGTGGTACAAGAGGCCGGGCTCAAGGCCAAGCCGGAGGTGGGCATTCAGCATGGGGCGGGTGGCGGAGCCACGACGACCGAAGAGCTGGAGCAGATCGGCCAGCAGGATCCGTCGCAGGCCATCGCGCAGGCCAAGAAATTTCTCGACGCTGGGGCCTACCAGATCATGATGGAGAGCGAGGGCATCACCGAGAACGTGCCGGAGATGCGGACGGAGGTGCCCGCCCGTTTCATCGACGAGCTGGGGCTAGAGAACATCATGTTCGAGGCAGCCGATCCGCACGTCTTCCCCTGGTACGTGCAAAACTATGGCCCGGAGGTCAATCTCTTCGTCGATCACAGCCAGATTGTGCAGCTCGAATGCTTGCGCAGTGGCATCTGGGGCCCGCACGACCTCTTCGGGCGCGTTCAAACATACAACCGATAA
- a CDS encoding serine/threonine-protein kinase, translating into MTTEQWTRIWDLLDRALDRPPEEQMEWLDTVCSDAPKIHAEVRSMLAAYDPTDPLFTEVERTPRSQRIDAPSSPSVPTDGAVRPEPGSQIGAYRLVEEIGVGGMSVVYRAVRDGDSVEQTVAVKIMRRRLSEYEAEKRFQAERQVLASLTHPNIAQFIDGGVTDRGSPYLVMEYVDGQPITDYADTHHLDLETRLDLLEQVFDAVQAAHRQLVVHRDLKPSNVLVADTVSGPQVTLVDFGIAKLLDHSLPTPLPKTRTGHRLLTPSYAAPEQVSEQDISTVTDVYQIGVLAYELLAEARPFDLTEKRSSEIETIIRTHSPADPSEAAPPPRASRLRGDLDQIVKTALRKEPDRRYASVEALAADVNRYREGKPIDAQPATLSYRIRKFVSRNWGSVSVSIAFLLTLVVFIGLLVRQQRITAAERNRAQQEAETAEQVSAFLVSLFEDSRPGAGQGEPLTAPELLERGVTRAEALKKQPVVQARMLREMAASYRELGNYERAASLLREALSLSQAPPVPPAAERAEYLDELGLVYEKQGRYTAAESVHRAALSLRTHRLGVSDPKTAETLNNLGVTLRKQGKPEAADSLYRKALSIQKQEWGPQHPRTATTMNNLGIVLAERAQYAAADSFYQEALRIRQTKLGPDHPDVAETLHNLALLREQQGKYRTADSLLQKTLAIERNHLGPHHPSVAITLNNLGMVWRNLRKYDAAVSAYRKALTIKRNVLGPNHIRTASTLNNLAVTLEKKGEYAAADSIYRKLFAIERTHYDLDHPTLSTTYNNWGVVREKTGDYTAADSLYDKALTIRKAHYGSKHPRTASTLMNVGSLYRQRGEYVAADSVLRKALRIRQQALGKEHPKVAESQTELADVRQALEQYKDAEALLQHALNIQQAEMQDASPEIAETAHHLVELYETWDKPAKAEEYRTFVPQRQEK; encoded by the coding sequence ATGACGACTGAACAGTGGACCCGCATTTGGGACCTACTCGATCGGGCACTCGACCGTCCACCTGAGGAGCAAATGGAGTGGCTGGACACCGTTTGTTCTGACGCCCCGAAGATCCATGCCGAGGTCAGGTCCATGCTTGCGGCCTACGACCCCACCGATCCGCTGTTCACTGAAGTCGAAAGGACACCTCGAAGCCAGCGCATCGACGCCCCTTCCTCCCCATCCGTTCCTACAGACGGGGCCGTGCGTCCCGAACCTGGTTCTCAGATCGGGGCCTATCGTCTGGTCGAAGAAATCGGTGTCGGGGGCATGAGCGTGGTCTACCGGGCCGTGCGCGATGGCGACTCTGTGGAGCAAACCGTGGCGGTCAAGATCATGCGGCGTCGCCTTTCCGAGTATGAGGCCGAGAAACGCTTTCAGGCCGAACGACAGGTTCTGGCAAGCCTCACCCATCCCAACATTGCACAATTCATCGATGGGGGCGTCACCGACCGGGGAAGCCCCTACCTCGTGATGGAGTACGTGGACGGGCAGCCCATTACTGACTATGCCGACACCCATCACCTGGACCTCGAGACCCGACTCGACCTGCTGGAGCAGGTGTTTGACGCTGTGCAGGCCGCTCACCGTCAACTCGTAGTGCACCGCGACCTGAAACCCTCAAACGTCCTGGTGGCCGACACGGTGAGCGGTCCCCAGGTGACTCTGGTCGACTTTGGCATTGCGAAGCTGCTCGACCATTCCCTTCCGACCCCTCTCCCCAAAACCCGCACGGGCCACCGCCTCCTGACGCCCTCCTACGCCGCCCCTGAGCAGGTGAGCGAACAGGATATTTCCACCGTGACCGACGTATACCAGATCGGCGTCTTGGCGTACGAGTTGTTAGCAGAGGCCCGTCCCTTCGATCTTACAGAGAAGCGGTCTTCGGAAATCGAAACGATCATCCGAACGCACTCCCCAGCCGATCCGTCGGAGGCTGCTCCTCCCCCACGCGCCTCTCGGCTTCGAGGCGACCTCGATCAAATTGTGAAAACGGCCCTCCGCAAGGAGCCCGATCGGCGCTACGCTTCGGTCGAGGCACTGGCGGCGGATGTCAATCGCTATCGGGAGGGCAAGCCCATCGACGCCCAACCGGCCACGCTGAGCTACCGGATCCGAAAATTCGTAAGCCGAAACTGGGGGAGCGTCAGTGTGTCTATCGCCTTCCTCCTCACGCTGGTCGTCTTTATCGGTCTCCTCGTTCGCCAGCAGCGGATTACGGCCGCCGAACGGAACCGTGCCCAACAGGAGGCTGAAACGGCTGAGCAGGTGTCCGCATTCCTCGTGAGCCTATTTGAGGACAGCCGGCCGGGTGCGGGGCAGGGGGAGCCCCTCACGGCCCCGGAACTCCTTGAACGAGGGGTCACGCGAGCGGAGGCCCTGAAAAAGCAGCCCGTTGTGCAGGCCCGAATGCTTCGCGAGATGGCCGCGTCGTATCGTGAGCTCGGGAACTATGAGCGAGCGGCATCACTACTCCGCGAAGCTCTGTCTTTATCTCAGGCGCCTCCCGTCCCCCCTGCCGCCGAAAGAGCTGAATACTTGGACGAGCTGGGGCTCGTATATGAAAAACAGGGACGCTACACAGCTGCCGAATCGGTGCATCGGGCGGCCCTCTCCCTCCGAACCCATCGGTTGGGAGTCAGCGATCCGAAAACGGCCGAAACATTGAACAACTTGGGAGTCACTCTGCGAAAACAGGGAAAACCAGAAGCTGCCGACTCTCTATATCGCAAGGCCTTGTCTATCCAGAAGCAAGAATGGGGACCGCAACACCCACGCACGGCAACGACGATGAATAACCTCGGGATCGTCCTCGCAGAACGGGCCCAGTACGCAGCCGCTGACTCTTTCTATCAAGAAGCCCTACGCATCCGACAAACGAAGCTCGGCCCCGACCACCCCGACGTCGCAGAAACCCTGCACAACCTTGCCTTGCTCCGTGAGCAGCAAGGCAAATATCGTACGGCTGACTCGCTCCTGCAAAAGACCCTCGCAATCGAACGAAACCATCTTGGTCCCCACCACCCCTCAGTTGCAATTACCCTCAATAATCTGGGAATGGTGTGGAGGAACCTCCGAAAATACGACGCTGCCGTGTCAGCCTACCGGAAGGCACTGACCATCAAAAGAAACGTCCTGGGCCCAAATCACATCCGAACAGCCTCAACGCTGAATAACTTGGCGGTCACCCTTGAGAAAAAAGGCGAGTATGCGGCGGCCGATTCGATTTACCGAAAGCTATTCGCAATTGAGCGAACGCACTACGATCTGGACCACCCCACCTTGTCCACGACCTATAACAACTGGGGAGTTGTTCGGGAAAAGACCGGAGATTACACCGCTGCTGACTCCCTGTATGACAAGGCACTGACCATTCGAAAGGCGCATTATGGTTCAAAGCACCCTCGCACGGCCTCCACTTTAATGAATGTGGGTTCCTTGTATCGACAGCGGGGAGAATACGTCGCCGCTGATTCCGTCCTTCGAAAAGCTCTCAGGATTCGGCAACAAGCGTTGGGAAAAGAGCACCCCAAGGTAGCCGAATCTCAGACCGAGCTAGCGGATGTCCGTCAGGCCTTAGAGCAATACAAAGACGCCGAGGCCCTCCTCCAACACGCTCTTAACATTCAGCAGGCCGAAATGCAGGACGCCTCCCCAGAGATTGCGGAGACCGCGCATCATCTTGTGGAGCTCTACGAGACGTGGGACAAACCCGCCAAAGCGGAAGAGTATCGCACGTTCGTTCCCCAACGGCAAGAGAAATAG
- a CDS encoding ECF-type sigma factor → MPDADHSDPNVTALLKGTSEEEVLEEILPVVYDELRRLARRHLQSEPTDLTLRTTALVHEAYMKLAEHNEVDWENRRHFFSVAARAMRQVLVDHARHRTADKRGGALPDQPLDDVTPKTPRPPTAVLAVDQALDRLAEIDERRSRVVECRFFGGYTIAETAVVLDVSTSTIERDWRTAKAWLQRELQG, encoded by the coding sequence ATGCCAGACGCTGATCACTCTGATCCGAACGTGACCGCCCTTCTCAAGGGAACGAGTGAGGAGGAGGTACTTGAGGAAATTCTGCCCGTCGTGTACGATGAGTTGCGACGCCTCGCCCGCCGTCATCTCCAGTCTGAGCCAACCGACCTGACCCTGCGCACAACGGCGCTCGTGCACGAGGCATACATGAAGCTCGCGGAGCATAACGAGGTTGACTGGGAAAACCGACGGCACTTCTTTTCTGTCGCGGCCCGGGCCATGCGTCAGGTGCTCGTGGACCACGCTCGGCACCGCACGGCCGACAAGCGAGGAGGCGCTCTTCCAGATCAGCCCCTCGACGACGTGACCCCAAAGACTCCTCGTCCCCCTACGGCCGTGCTTGCGGTCGACCAGGCCCTAGATCGCCTCGCCGAGATCGACGAGCGCCGGAGCCGGGTCGTCGAGTGTCGTTTTTTTGGTGGGTACACCATTGCAGAAACTGCCGTCGTACTCGATGTCTCGACCAGCACTATTGAACGAGACTGGCGGACCGCAAAGGCCTGGCTTCAGCGCGAACTCCAAGGCTAA